From Helicobacter sp. MIT 21-1697, a single genomic window includes:
- a CDS encoding TIGR01212 family radical SAM protein (This family includes YhcC from E. coli K-12, an uncharacterized radical SAM protein.) translates to MRIMLSVGRYFKRRFGSRVRKIPISLQGFTCPNIDGSLAKGGCIYCDNESFSPSLIKLDRISEVKMNFTLTQNPLLQKQLQQLEEQFYWHSQFHQEKFGISKYMVYFQSYTNTYAPYSTLKALYDKALSFPNVVGLSIGTRIDCVKDEVLELLGGYVQRGKEIWLEYGIQSVYDKTLAITNRAHNIAGAKEMFAKTREKNIKVCAHLIYGLPEETPEMMLHSLDSVLEWGIDGIKIHPLYVVNGTRLAKLYKDGQYEPISIETFSELIVKSLQKIPPNVVVQRISAGAHDESLLAPKWCFDKNIQMRYIRDRLKEVGIEY, encoded by the coding sequence ATGCGCATAATGTTGAGTGTTGGGCGATATTTTAAAAGGCGTTTTGGCTCGCGCGTGAGGAAGATTCCCATTTCTTTACAAGGATTTACTTGTCCCAATATTGATGGAAGCCTTGCTAAGGGTGGTTGTATCTATTGTGATAACGAAAGCTTCTCGCCAAGCCTGATTAAACTTGATAGAATCTCTGAAGTCAAAATGAATTTTACCCTCACGCAAAATCCCCTTTTGCAAAAGCAACTTCAGCAATTAGAAGAGCAATTTTACTGGCATTCTCAATTTCACCAAGAAAAATTTGGCATAAGCAAATATATGGTGTATTTTCAATCTTATACAAACACTTATGCGCCTTATTCCACACTTAAAGCCCTTTATGATAAAGCATTAAGCTTCCCAAATGTCGTGGGACTAAGCATAGGCACACGCATTGATTGTGTCAAAGATGAAGTGCTTGAACTCTTAGGTGGATATGTGCAAAGGGGGAAAGAGATTTGGCTAGAATATGGAATCCAATCTGTATATGATAAAACTTTAGCAATCACAAATCGCGCACATAACATTGCAGGAGCAAAGGAAATGTTTGCAAAAACGCGTGAGAAAAACATTAAAGTCTGCGCTCACCTCATCTATGGGCTACCTGAAGAAACCCCTGAAATGATGCTCCACTCGCTAGATTCTGTCCTAGAATGGGGCATTGATGGCATTAAGATTCACCCTTTGTATGTCGTTAATGGCACGCGCCTTGCCAAGCTTTATAAAGATGGGCAATATGAGCCTATTAGCATAGAAACCTTTAGTGAGCTTATCGTCAAATCCTTGCAAAAAATCCCACCTAATGTCGTAGTGCAGAGAATCAGTGCAGGAGCGCACGATGAAAGCTTACTTGCTCCTAAGTGGTGTTTTGATAAAAACATTCAAATGCGCTATATTCGTGATAGATTAAAAGAAGTAGGGATAGAATATTAA
- the purF gene encoding amidophosphoribosyltransferase produces the protein MESWNEECAIVGVYNVDNAALLSYYSLFAMQHRGQEASGISASNGTKITTIKNTGLVTKIFTQKRLDKLQGRSSIGHNRYSTAGEDSINDTQPIFARYDLGEMAIAHNGNLTNAKEVREMLIKEGTIFQSYLDTENLIHLIARSKKTSLTDRIIDALSYIDGAYCFVFLSRSKMFAVRDRYGLRPLSLGKIQNEDGSTGYVVASESCAFDLIGAEFVRDVKAGEMIIFDGAYALQDSQPKSIQVFEPKPHSCVFEYIYFARPDSNVFGHNVYQARKQMGIELAKEHQIQADMVIPVPDSGVAAAIGYSKQSGIDFELGFIRNHYVGRTFIEPTQQERELKVRLKLNPIRELIANKDIIVIDDSVVRGTTSRQIIRILRQAGARKIHLLISSPPTISPCFYGIDTPDKEQLICANKSIEEVRKHIGADSLGFLSLSGLTKSIGEDSSLCKACFDGRYIDDYTTGAAIPAPLKSSH, from the coding sequence ATGGAAAGCTGGAATGAAGAGTGTGCCATCGTGGGCGTATATAATGTTGATAATGCAGCCCTCTTAAGCTATTACTCACTCTTTGCAATGCAGCACAGAGGGCAGGAAGCAAGTGGGATTTCTGCAAGTAATGGCACAAAAATCACAACTATCAAAAATACAGGTTTAGTAACTAAAATCTTTACACAAAAGCGACTTGATAAACTGCAAGGTCGCTCAAGTATCGGACATAATCGCTATTCAACTGCGGGTGAAGACTCTATAAATGACACACAGCCTATTTTTGCGCGATATGATTTGGGCGAAATGGCAATCGCACATAATGGAAATCTCACAAATGCCAAAGAAGTGCGCGAAATGCTCATTAAAGAGGGGACGATATTTCAAAGTTACCTTGATACAGAAAACCTCATTCACCTCATTGCACGAAGTAAAAAAACATCGCTTACTGATAGAATCATTGATGCTTTAAGCTATATTGATGGGGCATATTGCTTTGTATTTCTCTCACGAAGCAAAATGTTTGCAGTCCGTGATAGATATGGGTTGCGTCCGCTTAGTCTAGGCAAAATACAAAATGAAGATGGAAGCACGGGTTATGTTGTCGCAAGTGAAAGCTGTGCATTTGATCTTATTGGTGCAGAATTTGTCCGAGATGTCAAAGCAGGTGAGATGATTATTTTTGATGGGGCGTATGCCTTGCAGGATTCCCAACCTAAAAGCATTCAAGTTTTTGAGCCAAAGCCACATTCTTGCGTATTTGAATATATATATTTTGCGCGTCCTGATAGCAATGTATTTGGGCATAATGTCTATCAGGCACGCAAACAAATGGGTATAGAGCTTGCCAAAGAACATCAGATTCAAGCGGATATGGTGATTCCTGTGCCAGATTCTGGCGTAGCAGCAGCTATTGGTTATAGCAAACAAAGCGGGATTGATTTTGAGCTAGGATTTATCCGCAATCACTATGTAGGACGCACTTTTATTGAACCTACACAGCAAGAGAGAGAGCTTAAAGTTCGCCTTAAACTCAATCCTATCCGCGAACTCATTGCAAATAAAGATATTATTGTCATTGATGATTCTGTGGTGAGAGGCACGACAAGTAGGCAGATTATTAGAATCTTGCGTCAAGCAGGAGCGCGAAAAATTCATCTCCTTATCAGCTCTCCACCTACAATTTCGCCTTGCTTTTATGGCATAGACACGCCAGATAAAGAACAGCTCATCTGCGCTAATAAAAGCATAGAAGAAGTGCGCAAGCATATCGGTGCAGATTCTCTAGGTTTCCTCTCTCTAAGTGGCTTGACTAAAAGCATAGGCGAAGATAGCTCTTTGTGCAAAGCGTGCTTTGATGGACGCTATATTGATGATTATACCACAGGTGCAGCAATCCCTGCTCCCTTAAAATCCTCTCATTAA
- the dapB gene encoding 4-hydroxy-tetrahydrodipicolinate reductase: protein MLKVGIFGATGRVGKLLIEEILNHNHFNLSSVYVRNELQYSLPSSTMITKDFEIFLQSSDVIIDFSSPEATKALLEVALSYPKPLVIGTTGLDNDIQHLLENASHTMPILYATNMSKGVAMLNKIGALVAATLKESDIEICEIHHRYKKDAPSGTALSLAQSCAKARNLKLSDVRISGRNGNIGERSANEIGVMSLRGGDVAGRHTIGFYLDGEYLELTHNATSRLTFAKGALDMAKWIVEQKNGLYGIEDALEI from the coding sequence ATGCTAAAAGTGGGGATTTTTGGTGCTACCGGACGCGTAGGAAAACTACTGATTGAAGAAATACTCAATCACAATCACTTTAATCTCTCAAGTGTATATGTGCGCAATGAATTACAATATTCGCTTCCCTCAAGCACAATGATAACAAAAGACTTTGAGATATTCTTACAATCAAGTGATGTTATTATTGATTTTTCTTCGCCTGAAGCGACAAAAGCACTTCTTGAAGTCGCTCTCTCTTATCCAAAACCGCTTGTCATAGGCACAACAGGCTTGGATAATGATATACAACATCTCCTTGAAAATGCCTCACATACGATGCCCATACTCTATGCAACAAATATGAGCAAAGGTGTGGCAATGCTCAATAAAATCGGTGCATTAGTGGCTGCAACATTAAAAGAAAGTGATATAGAAATCTGCGAAATTCATCATCGTTATAAAAAAGATGCGCCCTCTGGGACTGCTCTTAGTCTCGCTCAAAGCTGCGCAAAAGCACGCAATCTCAAATTGAGTGATGTCCGCATAAGTGGGCGCAATGGCAATATTGGAGAGCGAAGCGCGAATGAAATTGGCGTGATGAGCTTGCGCGGAGGCGATGTTGCTGGAAGGCATACAATAGGATTCTATCTTGATGGTGAATATTTAGAACTTACGCACAATGCTACTTCACGTCTCACTTTCGCTAAAGGCGCACTTGATATGGCAAAATGGATTGTAGAGCAAAAAAATGGTCTTTATGGTATTGAGGACGCACTTGAGATTTAA